The following are from one region of the Terriglobales bacterium genome:
- a CDS encoding DUF4177 domain-containing protein, whose protein sequence is MKRFVLAAFFLGLFLGLMFARLAANTGTVSAAGVIEYKVVLADDFNPGFENHLNQYGKDGWELITITQPQSRQHLLIFRKR, encoded by the coding sequence ATGAAGCGTTTTGTATTGGCAGCATTCTTTCTTGGATTATTCCTTGGGCTGATGTTTGCCCGACTCGCCGCAAACACAGGCACTGTCAGTGCAGCTGGAGTAATTGAATACAAAGTGGTTTTGGCAGACGACTTCAATCCTGGTTTCGAAAACCATTTGAATCAGTACGGCAAGGACGGTTGGGAACTGATTACGATTACACAACCGCAAAGCCGTCAACACTTGCTTATCTTTAGAAAGCGTTGA
- a CDS encoding M35 family metallo-endopeptidase has product MPRRTALEIVQPRAFIFFLLAIAVLLGIVTSANAQLKTVTAFRSTIEMERPAFRASQAITVRFHLTNTSGAALNVLKWQTPLEEFTAPIFQVHKDGVLVPYIGKLVKRGAPTADDYVSIAPGQTVSSTIDLAEGYAIADSGQYTVEFSSALLDFGDAAPSALAARKSLIPQLIRSNNVPFQVLEARKLPPTLPPGEGTAAKQPAFQSCSQTQQPVLSQALQDADTLTIGASLVLHAQQSNNAQCPRYKTWFGTYDATRWTTVTNHFDKLHDALANKTVTFHCDCNQGWYAYVYPNQPYHVWVCNAFWSAPANGTDSKAGTIVHETSHFNVVAQTQDHVYGQYGCKNLATNDPAKAIQNADSHEYFGENTPSQKCGVEQVPMSLLIIAVAAIGDRVRRRKLSKRAERR; this is encoded by the coding sequence ATGCCGAGAAGAACGGCGCTCGAAATTGTACAACCAAGGGCCTTCATCTTCTTCCTGCTGGCGATTGCAGTTCTGTTGGGAATTGTTACGTCAGCCAATGCACAACTGAAAACAGTGACGGCATTCAGGAGCACGATTGAAATGGAACGCCCGGCTTTTCGTGCGAGCCAGGCCATTACGGTCCGTTTCCATCTGACTAACACTTCGGGCGCTGCTCTAAATGTCTTGAAGTGGCAAACTCCGCTCGAAGAGTTCACCGCACCCATATTCCAGGTACATAAGGACGGCGTGCTGGTGCCTTACATTGGCAAGCTGGTAAAACGTGGTGCACCGACCGCTGACGACTACGTGTCCATTGCTCCAGGCCAAACCGTCTCCTCCACGATCGATCTCGCGGAAGGTTACGCTATTGCCGATTCGGGCCAGTACACGGTGGAGTTCAGTTCGGCCCTTCTCGATTTTGGAGACGCCGCCCCTTCGGCCTTGGCAGCAAGGAAGTCCCTGATACCCCAGCTAATTCGATCCAACAATGTGCCCTTTCAAGTCCTTGAAGCCCGGAAACTTCCACCGACGCTTCCCCCTGGTGAAGGTACTGCGGCCAAGCAGCCTGCCTTCCAGAGCTGCTCTCAGACTCAGCAGCCCGTCTTGAGTCAGGCCTTGCAGGATGCCGATACGCTAACGATTGGCGCAAGCCTCGTCCTGCATGCGCAGCAATCGAATAATGCCCAGTGTCCCCGGTACAAAACCTGGTTCGGCACCTACGACGCCACTCGCTGGACCACGGTGACAAACCACTTCGACAAACTGCACGATGCGCTTGCCAACAAGACCGTCACTTTCCACTGCGACTGCAACCAGGGATGGTATGCCTATGTCTATCCGAATCAGCCATATCACGTCTGGGTGTGCAATGCCTTCTGGAGTGCCCCGGCAAATGGAACGGACAGCAAAGCTGGCACCATTGTTCACGAGACGAGCCATTTCAACGTGGTAGCGCAAACGCAGGACCACGTTTACGGGCAGTATGGCTGCAAGAACCTGGCCACCAACGATCCCGCGAAGGCAATTCAGAATGCTGACAGTCACGAGTACTTTGGCGAGAATACTCCGTCACAGAAATGCGGGGTGGAGCAAGTGCCGATGTCGCTTTTGATCATCGCAGTTGCCGCCATTGGGGACAGAGTACGTCGAAGGAAGCTCTCGAAGCGGGCTGAGCGGCGTTGA
- a CDS encoding metallophosphoesterase → MRTVDFGMLTAVLLGACNLVSCGGGSSSPNRVSTIVETTAPAAFAGTVLLGSPTNTSVKANLLASDQAGSVYIAYGTDSAALSKQTPAAALGAGKPLEIALDQLSSGTKYFYRVYLQSTGASSYLPSPLYTFHTARHSNETFTFTVQADSHLDENSDLDLYRRTLANVLADVPDFHIDLGDTFMCEKHCSPLTAVLQPPLDQSTVDSRYIYERGNFGIFSHSAPLFLVNGNHEGEMGFLADGSPENLTVWASRARKTFFANPVPDTFYSGDLSEEPYVGKRASWYSWIWGDALFIVLDPYWNTLTKSNEGWNYTLGDAQYQWLHETLASAQTKFKFVFVHSLIGGLDGQMRGGIEAAPYFEWGGRDLDGTWSFSRKRPTWDTPIHELLVRYRVTAVFHGHDHIYAQQELDGVIYQEVPQPSARNTSSGPALAAAYHYATGSISSSAGHLRITVSPDHVTSQYVRAWLPAAETDQRKNGQIDASWTILAE, encoded by the coding sequence ATGCGAACGGTCGACTTCGGCATGCTGACGGCGGTCCTACTCGGGGCATGTAATCTTGTCTCATGTGGCGGCGGCTCTTCATCGCCAAACAGAGTCAGTACAATCGTCGAAACTACGGCGCCCGCTGCATTCGCCGGTACGGTGCTTCTCGGATCTCCGACCAACACCAGCGTGAAGGCGAACCTTCTTGCTTCTGACCAGGCCGGCTCGGTTTACATAGCTTACGGAACCGACTCGGCAGCTCTGTCGAAGCAGACCCCTGCTGCCGCTCTCGGTGCCGGCAAACCGCTGGAGATCGCTCTTGACCAACTGTCTTCCGGGACAAAGTACTTTTATCGCGTGTATTTACAGTCCACGGGCGCGAGCAGTTATCTTCCGTCTCCCCTATACACGTTCCACACCGCCCGGCATTCGAATGAAACTTTTACGTTCACTGTCCAGGCGGATTCTCACCTCGACGAGAACTCTGATCTTGACCTGTACCGTCGTACGCTGGCGAACGTCCTCGCCGATGTTCCTGACTTCCATATCGACCTGGGCGACACCTTCATGTGCGAAAAGCACTGCAGTCCATTAACGGCGGTGCTTCAACCACCCTTGGACCAAAGCACTGTCGATTCCCGCTACATCTACGAACGCGGGAACTTTGGAATTTTCAGCCATTCGGCTCCATTGTTTCTCGTAAATGGAAATCATGAGGGTGAAATGGGGTTCCTCGCCGATGGCAGCCCAGAAAACCTGACTGTGTGGGCATCCCGTGCGCGAAAGACATTCTTTGCGAATCCAGTGCCGGATACGTTCTATAGCGGCGATCTTTCAGAAGAGCCGTATGTCGGTAAACGCGCATCCTGGTACTCCTGGATTTGGGGAGACGCGCTTTTCATCGTCCTGGACCCCTACTGGAACACGTTGACGAAGTCCAACGAAGGGTGGAATTACACACTCGGCGACGCTCAGTACCAATGGCTGCACGAGACGCTCGCGTCAGCGCAGACAAAATTCAAGTTCGTGTTCGTCCATAGCCTGATTGGTGGACTCGACGGACAGATGCGTGGCGGCATTGAAGCCGCTCCGTACTTCGAATGGGGCGGACGCGACCTGGACGGTACATGGTCATTCTCGCGAAAACGCCCGACATGGGATACGCCCATTCACGAGTTGCTGGTGCGGTACCGTGTGACCGCCGTCTTCCATGGGCACGACCACATCTACGCGCAGCAGGAACTCGATGGCGTCATTTATCAGGAAGTGCCTCAACCGAGCGCCCGAAATACTTCGAGCGGCCCCGCACTGGCCGCCGCATATCATTACGCGACGGGGTCGATATCCAGCAGCGCAGGTCACCTTCGCATAACCGTTAGCCCCGACCATGTCACATCACAGTATGTTCGTGCATGGCTGCCGGCGGCCGAAACGGACCAGCGCAAGAACGGCCAAATCGATGCATCGTGGACCATCTTGGCCGAGTGA
- a CDS encoding pirin family protein: protein MSLRPVKEILQTKPTIEGAGVKLQRAFGFGKTKDFDPFLLLDDFRNERPEDYLAGFPWHPHRGIETITYVLAGSVEHGDSLGNKGKMTAGDVQWMTAGSGILHQEMPRGDGNGRMHGFQLWANLPSSLKMTTPRYQDIPSSAIPEVTEDDGTKARIICGEFWGKRGPVEGVAADPAYVDISVPPGKRRHIKIDVTRNAFAYVFAGSGTFRDASEPRAVLTEHTAQPEAEPTYDARNHSLVLFDRGDEIVVQAGPDGIRFLLVSGKPLEEPVAWYGPIVMNYQGEIKQAMIELQEGTFIKHK, encoded by the coding sequence ATGTCTCTCCGCCCGGTAAAAGAAATCCTCCAGACCAAGCCCACCATCGAAGGCGCCGGCGTAAAACTCCAGCGCGCGTTCGGATTCGGCAAGACGAAGGACTTCGATCCCTTCCTCCTCCTCGACGATTTCCGCAACGAGCGGCCTGAAGACTATCTCGCCGGATTCCCGTGGCACCCGCATCGTGGCATCGAGACCATCACCTACGTCCTCGCCGGCTCCGTCGAGCATGGCGATAGCCTCGGCAACAAGGGCAAGATGACCGCCGGCGACGTGCAATGGATGACCGCCGGCAGCGGCATTCTGCACCAGGAAATGCCACGCGGCGACGGCAATGGCCGCATGCACGGATTCCAGCTCTGGGCCAACCTGCCCTCGTCGCTCAAGATGACCACCCCGCGCTACCAGGACATCCCGTCCAGCGCCATCCCCGAAGTCACCGAGGATGACGGAACGAAAGCCCGCATCATCTGTGGCGAGTTCTGGGGAAAGCGAGGACCGGTCGAAGGCGTCGCCGCCGATCCGGCTTACGTCGATATCTCCGTGCCGCCCGGAAAGCGCCGTCACATCAAGATCGACGTCACCCGTAACGCTTTCGCCTACGTCTTCGCCGGGTCCGGCACCTTCCGCGACGCCTCCGAGCCTCGCGCCGTGCTCACTGAGCATACCGCCCAGCCCGAAGCCGAGCCCACCTACGACGCCCGCAATCACTCTCTTGTTCTCTTCGATCGCGGAGACGAAATCGTCGTTCAGGCCGGACCGGACGGCATCCGCTTCCTCCTCGTCTCAGGCAAGCCGCTCGAGGAGCCGGTCGCGTGGTACGGCCCCATCGTCATGAACTACCAGGGCGAGATCAAGCAGGCCATGATCGAACTCCAGGAAGGCACGTTCATCAAGCACAAATAG
- the rpoC gene encoding DNA-directed RNA polymerase subunit beta' yields the protein MYRSSPFDMASNIADFDAIRISLASPEKIRSWSHGEVTKPETINYRTFKPERDGLFCARIFGPVTDWECLCGKYKRMKHRGVICDKCGVEVTLSKVRRERLGHIELASPCSHVWFFKGLPSRIGHLLDISLRDLESVLYFEAYVVVDPGDAPVKEREVIKEEAKFRELDQQYRPAGFKAMMGAEAIKELLKRVQVDELAVELREKMKNETSLQKRVKYAKRLKVVEAFRKSGNKPNWMILDVIPVIPPELRPLVPLDGGRFATSDLNDLYRRVINRNNRLKKLMDLHAPEVIVRNEKRMLQEAVDALFDNGRRGRVLRGANNRPLKSLSDTLKGKQGRFRQNLLGKRVDYSGRSVIVVGPELKLHQCGLPKKMALELFKPFIYHRLEQTGHCSTIKQAKEMVEQQESIVWDILEEVIKDHPVLLNRAPTLHRLGIQAFEPVLVEGKAIKIHPLVCTAFNADFDGDQMAVHIPLSPEAQVEASVLMLASHNILSPASGHPITVPTQDMVLGLYYLTKAKPGAKGEGRAFANIDEVMLALEAGEVETLSPIRLRYTGDVMDLTQAYDDQDIVHAEPVRFERQFINTTVGRAILNDHLAEGMPYINGLLKKKGVGALVNYGYLQFGLETTVQMLDEIKQLGFLYATKAGLSIGIDDMVIPQSKKKVVSDAEKQVISVQQQYLDGAITNGERYNKVIEIWSNVTERVADEMFGAMEEDDKVGSMNPIYVMADSGARGSKQQIRQLSGMRGLMAKPSGEIIETPITANFREGLTVLQYFISTHGARKGLADTALKTADSGYLTRRLVDVAQDVIISEYDCGTVDGIYVGSIVEAGDIIEHMRDRIVGRVSLEKIKDYEGNVIVDTNQEVTEDLAIQIQAAGVERVKIRSVLTCEAKRGVCALCYGRNLASGRMVELGEATGVIAAQSIGEPGTQLTMRTFHIGGTASRVSEQSRLDAKNNGIVRYQNLQTVRSKAGDLVVMNRNGQVIIVDEKGREKERYSVVYGAKLKVEDGTPVTLGQVLVEWDPYTFAILTEIGGTVAFKDLHEGLTLHEEVDEVTGLSRLVVGESPDEKHQPAIVIKGTTKAGNKRYLLPSRAHLMVQDGDEVFPGDVLAKIPRETTKTKDITGGLPRVVELFEARKPHEPAVVTEIDGSVRFGEVSKGQRKVYVTADNGTEREYLVPKGSHINVQEGERVRAGEPLMDGPLNPHDILAVLGEKELQAYLVNEIQEVYRLQGVNISDKHIEVIVRQMMRWVKVEDVGDTQFLLDQQVDKFRFREENERVIAQGGRPATGRPLLLGITKASLSTDSFISAASFQETTRVLTEAAIQGAVDHLRGLKENVIVGRLIPAGTGMEYYRAIRLAPELEEQAKNVQEEVTREFEEAERALEMMRQEGEAEEMAAE from the coding sequence ACTGGGAGTGCTTGTGCGGCAAGTACAAGCGCATGAAGCATCGCGGCGTAATCTGCGACAAGTGCGGCGTCGAAGTCACACTGTCGAAGGTTCGTCGTGAACGCCTCGGCCACATTGAACTCGCGTCGCCCTGTTCGCACGTGTGGTTCTTCAAGGGCCTGCCCAGCCGCATCGGCCATTTGCTCGATATCTCGCTGCGTGACCTCGAGTCCGTCCTCTACTTCGAAGCTTACGTCGTAGTGGATCCGGGTGACGCGCCGGTGAAAGAGCGCGAGGTTATCAAGGAAGAAGCGAAATTCCGCGAACTCGACCAGCAGTACCGCCCCGCCGGCTTCAAGGCCATGATGGGCGCGGAAGCCATCAAGGAACTGCTCAAGCGCGTCCAGGTGGACGAGCTCGCCGTCGAACTCCGCGAGAAGATGAAGAACGAAACCAGTCTTCAGAAGCGCGTGAAGTATGCAAAGCGCCTGAAGGTGGTGGAGGCCTTCCGCAAGTCCGGCAACAAGCCGAACTGGATGATCCTCGACGTGATCCCGGTCATTCCGCCGGAGTTGCGTCCTCTCGTTCCTCTCGATGGTGGCCGTTTCGCAACGTCTGACCTTAACGATCTCTATCGTCGCGTCATCAACCGCAACAACCGGTTGAAGAAGCTGATGGACCTCCACGCTCCCGAAGTCATCGTGCGCAACGAAAAGCGCATGCTGCAGGAAGCCGTGGACGCCCTCTTCGACAACGGACGCCGTGGCCGCGTTCTTCGCGGAGCCAATAACCGTCCGCTGAAGTCGCTCTCCGACACCCTCAAGGGTAAGCAGGGACGCTTCCGCCAGAACCTGCTCGGCAAGCGCGTGGACTATTCCGGACGTTCCGTGATCGTCGTCGGTCCGGAATTGAAGCTGCACCAGTGCGGTCTTCCCAAAAAGATGGCGCTCGAGCTCTTCAAGCCGTTCATCTACCACCGCCTCGAGCAGACCGGTCACTGCAGCACCATCAAGCAAGCCAAGGAAATGGTGGAGCAGCAGGAATCGATCGTTTGGGACATCCTCGAAGAGGTCATTAAAGATCACCCGGTTCTTCTGAACCGAGCTCCAACGCTTCACCGCCTCGGTATCCAGGCATTCGAACCGGTACTGGTGGAAGGCAAAGCCATCAAGATTCACCCGCTCGTCTGCACGGCGTTCAACGCCGACTTCGACGGCGACCAGATGGCCGTACACATTCCGCTTTCGCCGGAAGCGCAGGTTGAAGCCAGCGTGCTCATGCTCGCTTCGCACAACATCCTGTCGCCCGCCAGCGGACACCCGATCACCGTTCCCACGCAGGACATGGTTCTCGGTCTGTACTACCTGACCAAGGCCAAGCCGGGCGCGAAGGGTGAAGGCCGTGCGTTCGCCAATATCGACGAAGTGATGCTTGCTCTCGAAGCCGGCGAAGTGGAAACACTCTCGCCGATCCGCCTGCGTTACACCGGCGACGTCATGGACCTGACCCAGGCCTATGACGATCAGGACATCGTCCACGCGGAGCCGGTTCGCTTTGAGCGCCAGTTCATCAATACCACCGTGGGCCGCGCCATCCTGAACGATCACCTTGCCGAAGGCATGCCGTACATCAACGGCCTGCTGAAGAAGAAGGGCGTCGGCGCGCTGGTCAACTACGGGTACCTGCAGTTCGGTCTTGAAACCACCGTGCAGATGCTCGACGAGATTAAGCAGCTTGGCTTCCTCTACGCCACCAAGGCTGGCCTGTCGATCGGTATCGACGACATGGTCATCCCGCAGAGCAAGAAGAAGGTCGTCAGCGACGCCGAGAAGCAGGTCATCTCGGTCCAGCAGCAGTACCTTGACGGCGCCATCACCAACGGTGAGCGTTACAACAAGGTCATCGAAATCTGGTCGAACGTCACCGAGCGCGTGGCCGACGAAATGTTCGGTGCCATGGAGGAAGACGACAAGGTCGGATCCATGAACCCGATTTACGTCATGGCTGACTCCGGCGCTCGTGGTTCGAAGCAGCAGATTCGTCAGCTCTCCGGTATGCGTGGTCTTATGGCCAAGCCGTCCGGCGAAATCATCGAGACCCCCATCACGGCGAACTTCCGTGAAGGCCTCACCGTATTGCAGTACTTCATCTCAACGCACGGTGCGCGTAAGGGTCTGGCTGACACCGCTCTTAAGACCGCTGACTCCGGTTACCTCACCCGCCGTCTCGTCGATGTGGCGCAGGACGTCATCATCTCCGAGTACGACTGCGGTACCGTGGACGGCATTTACGTCGGCTCCATCGTGGAAGCCGGCGACATCATCGAGCACATGCGCGATCGCATCGTAGGCCGCGTCTCGCTGGAGAAGATCAAGGATTACGAAGGCAATGTAATCGTCGATACCAACCAGGAAGTCACCGAGGATCTGGCTATCCAGATCCAGGCCGCCGGCGTCGAGCGTGTGAAGATTCGCTCCGTGCTCACCTGCGAAGCCAAGCGTGGTGTTTGCGCCCTCTGCTACGGACGCAACCTCGCCTCCGGCCGCATGGTCGAACTCGGCGAAGCCACCGGCGTCATCGCCGCGCAGTCGATCGGCGAGCCCGGCACGCAGCTTACCATGCGTACCTTCCACATCGGTGGTACGGCATCGCGAGTCTCCGAGCAGTCGCGCCTCGATGCAAAGAATAACGGTATCGTTCGGTACCAGAACCTCCAGACCGTCCGCAGCAAGGCGGGCGACCTGGTCGTGATGAACCGCAACGGACAAGTCATCATCGTCGACGAGAAGGGTCGCGAAAAGGAACGCTACTCGGTCGTTTACGGCGCCAAGCTGAAGGTCGAAGACGGCACGCCGGTCACGCTGGGCCAGGTTCTGGTCGAGTGGGATCCGTACACGTTCGCCATCCTCACCGAAATCGGCGGCACCGTGGCGTTCAAGGACCTGCACGAAGGACTCACGCTCCACGAAGAAGTGGACGAAGTCACCGGTCTGTCGCGTCTGGTTGTCGGCGAATCGCCCGACGAGAAGCACCAGCCTGCCATCGTCATCAAGGGCACCACGAAGGCCGGCAACAAGCGTTATCTGTTGCCGTCGCGTGCGCACTTGATGGTGCAGGACGGAGACGAGGTCTTCCCCGGCGACGTGCTTGCGAAGATCCCGCGCGAAACCACCAAGACCAAGGACATCACCGGTGGTCTGCCGCGCGTGGTCGAACTGTTCGAAGCCCGCAAGCCGCATGAGCCCGCCGTTGTCACCGAAATCGATGGCAGCGTCCGGTTCGGCGAAGTCAGCAAGGGACAGCGTAAGGTTTACGTCACCGCCGATAACGGCACCGAGCGCGAATACCTTGTTCCGAAGGGCTCGCACATCAACGTGCAGGAAGGCGAGCGCGTGCGCGCCGGCGAGCCGTTGATGGATGGTCCGCTCAACCCGCACGACATTCTCGCCGTCCTCGGTGAGAAGGAACTGCAGGCTTACCTGGTCAACGAAATCCAGGAAGTCTACCGGTTGCAGGGCGTGAACATCAGCGATAAGCACATTGAAGTCATCGTGCGCCAGATGATGCGCTGGGTGAAGGTGGAAGACGTGGGCGACACCCAATTCCTCCTCGACCAGCAGGTAGACAAGTTCCGCTTCCGCGAGGAAAACGAACGCGTCATCGCGCAGGGAGGCCGTCCGGCAACGGGCCGTCCGCTCCTGCTCGGTATCACCAAGGCATCGCTCTCGACCGACTCCTTCATCTCCGCGGCATCGTTCCAGGAGACGACGCGCGTCCTCACCGAGGCCGCCATTCAGGGTGCGGTGGATCACCTCCGCGGCCTGAAGGAAAACGTCATCGTCGGACGCCTCATCCCGGCCGGAACCGGCATGGAGTACTACCGTGCCATCCGCCTCGCTCCCGAACTCGAGGAGCAGGCCAAGAACGTCCAGGAAGAGGTAACCCGCGAGTTCGAGGAAGCCGAACGCGCACTCGAAATGATGCGTCAGGAAGGCGAAGCCGAAGAAATGGCTGCCGAGTAA